The following are from one region of the Arachis duranensis cultivar V14167 chromosome 10, aradu.V14167.gnm2.J7QH, whole genome shotgun sequence genome:
- the LOC107470324 gene encoding uncharacterized protein LOC107470324 isoform X1: protein MAYNSAHGCIAATLCICCRRSAMCLQHHQFFNSMHKCLISAARSLRETVKSSLLSENIDNKKVNSNVFDPKQEVHELATMDYTPAGKNPPIHN from the exons ATGGCCTATAATTCTGCTCATGGATGCATAGCAGCCACTCTCTGCATCTGTTGTAGGAGAAGTGCCATGTGCTTGCAACACCATCAATTCTTCAATTCTATGCACAAATGCCTAATATCAG CTGCAAGAAGTTTGCGCGAGACAGTgaaatcatcattattatctGAGAATATTGATAATAAGAAGGTCAACAGCAATGTGTTTGACCCAAAACAAGAGGTTCATGAATTAGCTACTATGGACTACACTCCTGCAGGGAAGAACCCTCCcattcataattaa
- the LOC107470324 gene encoding uncharacterized protein LOC107470324 isoform X2: MATLPSKRLRLLLVAFLFLCFITTTATAARSLRETVKSSLLSENIDNKKVNSNVFDPKQEVHELATMDYTPAGKNPPIHN, encoded by the exons atGGCTACGTTACCAAGCAAACGCcttcgtcttcttcttgttgcttTTCTATTCTTGTGCTTCATTACCACTACAGCTACAG CTGCAAGAAGTTTGCGCGAGACAGTgaaatcatcattattatctGAGAATATTGATAATAAGAAGGTCAACAGCAATGTGTTTGACCCAAAACAAGAGGTTCATGAATTAGCTACTATGGACTACACTCCTGCAGGGAAGAACCCTCCcattcataattaa
- the LOC107470322 gene encoding glutathione S-transferase T3-like, translated as MDFANPRGLDAIDLNDDDIEDQRQDSIQHWHWKEDEMLISGWLNVSTDPVVGTNQKGKIFWSRIHSYRVEFCTDMTRGIVACKKRWYKINKAVAQFAGCYDQASRNIRSGSNADDIKELAYKLYSTNYCQKFTFERHWNMLWLEQK; from the exons ATGG ATTTTGCCAACCCTCGTGGATTAGATGCTATCGAccttaatgatgatgatattgaagaTCAGAGGCAAGATAGTATTCAACACTGGCATTGGAAAGAGGATGAGATGCTGATCAGTGGATGGTTAAATGTTTCAACTGACCCTGTAGTTGGTACCAATCAAAAGGGAAAAATATTTTGGAGTCGAATTCATAGCTACCGGGTAGAATTTTGCACCGACATGACAAGGGGGATAGTTGCATGTAAGAAACGATGGTATAAGATCAACAAGGCTGTTGCACAATTTGCTGGTTGCTACGATCAAGCTAGTCGAAACATAAGGAGTGGTTCGAACGCTGATGATATAAAGGAGTTGGCTTATAAACTTTATTCCACAAATTATTGTCAAAAGTTTACTTTTGAGAGGCATTGGAACATGCTTTGGTTGGAGCAAAAATGA
- the LOC107470323 gene encoding uncharacterized protein LOC107470323, which translates to MTEGRGFPGMLGSIDCMHWQWKNCPKAWKGMYMSGYRGVATIVLEVVASSDLWIWHAFIGVSGSNNDINVLDRSPVFDDILNDRAPEVNYTINGNNNYTMGYYLADGIYPEWATFVKSISKPQGEKRKLFAQYQEGQRKDVEQAFGVLQARFAIIRGPACFWEKKKLANIMRACIILHNMIVEDERDSYAGNFTQGLEYDDVENGLSQPQLGEEDFAQYHQFLQRNAQVRNRQQHRQLKEDLIEHIWQFHNACRQL; encoded by the coding sequence ATGACGGAAGGTCGTGGCTTTCCTGGCATGTTGGGTAGCATTGACTGCATGCATTGGCAATGGAAAAATTGTCCAAAGGCGTGGAAAGGTATGTACATGAGTGGTTATCGTGGGGTTGCAACCATAGTACTTGAGGTTGTAGCATCTTCAGACCTTTGGATATGGCATGCGTTCATTGGAGTTTCTGGTTCAAATAATGATATCAACGTGTTAGATCGTTCTCCAGTGTTTGATGATATTCTGAATGACCGTGCTCCGGAGGTAAATTATACTATTAATGgtaataataattatacaatGGGATACTATTTAGCAGATGGTATTTATCCTGAATGGGCCACATTTGTCAAATCAATCTCAAAGCCACAAGGTGAGAAACGCAAGTTATTTGCACAATACCAAGAAGGACAAAGAAAAGATGTGGAACAAGCATTTGGAGTGTTGCAAGCACGCTTTGCAATTATACGTGGTCCAGCTTGTTTTTgggaaaagaagaagcttgccaaCATAATGAGAGCTTGTATTATATTGCATAATATGATTGTTGAGGATGAAAGAGACAGTTATGCAGGAAATTTTACTCAAGGCTTAGAGTATGATGATGTTGAAAATGGCTTATCACAACCTCAGCTGGGAGAGGAAGATTTTGCACAATACCATCAATTTCTCCAAAGAAATGCCCAAGTTCGAAATAGGCAGCAGCATAGACAATTGAAGGAGGACTTGATTGAACACATATGGCAATTTCACAATGCTTGTCGTCAACTATag